Genomic window (Nicotiana sylvestris chromosome 7, ASM39365v2, whole genome shotgun sequence):
tttagccccacggtgagcgccaaattgtttaccttgaaaatggtaattacaattagatttgattttgtggctctaaaaatatgtgatttattttaatactagttgttaggcaatagatacTAAGTGTGAGTTaagaaaatgagataagagcttgaagATAGTATGTTATGCAAACCGAATGGCCGAGAATCGAGGCCTTGAGCTGGCCTAcgctgggcctcgaggtcgagctaatgAGCTTGACTAGGACGATCGATGAAGGAATAACAGTTTCAAGGGCCTCAATAAtgactctttatgatcaatgatgagtaataaatgaagaacaatcaatgaagcacaataaatgtaagcaataaatcaaagaaAAGACAATGGAGAATGTTTTAGCTAGAGAGTAAataatgttcttgttcttgtattaaATATCATGTGTCCTTACAAAATAAcaaaggtcccctttatataggagaggaaattccaacatagtacatatacatttattacaaatatAAACAgctggtacaactatttaatgtcacggtacggacttgtactattcttttAGACCTGGTCAGCTTCAACCATGTGCCTTTTGGGGACTTTCCCTTGTCTAAGATAACTACCGATTTGTGCTACCCCGAGGTCGGGCATTGGGAACCCTGGGGGTCGAACCTCGAGCTATGCTCGAGGCTTCTAAAGACGGGTTGTGAACTGCCATGTGATCACAAAATtggactctccgattttagccgtatacagaaTTCAATAGGACCCCGTGATTCTACAAAGCTTCCCCTGCAAGCATTAGTCTTTTAGTTAGTATCACATATATAGATTTTCAACTTctaatattttttatcttttgttaGATCTGCCTGAATTTTAAGATAATCTAAATTTTTCGTGAAACTTCTTTTTATGTGATTTTAAGTATACCTCTTCCTCTTTTAACACCTTGGATCATTATATTTTCACATCAAAGAACCGCTGCATCTGGAGGCTTACATAACACGTGGCCACCTTTCTCGATTGACATTATCTCATTTTATCCTCTATATGTGCTACTGGCTTCTTTTGATAGATGTTATCATTTATGTTATTATTTAATCTTGTTTGACATGCACACCAATCTTATCATTATTTGCATTTCTGTGATCAGAAGCCGATTCAAAATTTCAAGAAGATGAGTATACTAATTTGAAGAGGTGAATCTAAAATTTATTTTTGACCGATTTAATTTTAGGTTCTTACCATGAGCCAACTAcaattttaaaatttatatttgaccgatTGTTTTTTAACAAAGTTTCTATCTTCCATACgatataagatttgaagatttggacaTGATATCTTTTCGATTTAACaaattccaaaatatatatagatagaAAATTTAACGGTTAAGATCTTATATTGTCTTTAAGGGAAAACTATTAGATACTTTTTTGCTGAAAATTTGGACACgaattttcgccaattcaagcgtcATGTCACTAGTAAGAGAATGAAATTTACAGAGTTCTTCTATCAATCTTGAAAGAATTTATCTAGATAGCTTTAAAATGTTTATCTTAGTTAAATCTTTATACGTTTAGTTATTAATAATATATTAGCTTTCTTCAATATTTAACTAGTGAAATATGCAtatttttgagattttaaatttgaataattttcttatcttttatatgtaatattaaaaaaataaaaataattgatTTTGGATAATTTGTATCTATAACAGCCAAAAAACATTTAAACATCAAATGCTATTATAGgttaaattcaataaaattattAGGACCATTTTAAATAtatagtccaaataaatattatgggctaatataattgaattaattatacaAGTCCAATACATATGTGTTAAATagataagtcttaatccattgggctcgCCCATTTAATttggctaaagtgatgagcccacttcatcaagcccaagatgtcatcttcctagaggcccagtttggtgccacgtttCAAATGATGCGGCGCGCCAAGTCAAAtgaaagagccaataggatcatgccacgtgtcaaaatgacaaggcatgccaagtcacactaaaaaaccaatgaaatcgtgccacgtgtgcaagtgacatgttctagccaatcaaatgcggtcatgtcacacttcaatttgattggtcagaaagagtttgtttttatcacaactcctcccttccacaactataaatatggGTCTTCGTAACTCAGAAAAgagaccagaagttataacaagaagcaagagagagctcgtggatcaaacgccgcaaatttctctacaagtttcaagcttcaagcaatcaagttcaacttcaagaaatcaagttcaagctcaagaacgaagaacggatcaaggtcaagttcaagcaatcaagctcaagctcaagcacaagatcatcgttcgtggcaacaaacatagattcaagatcaaggtcaaaggcccttgaatttatttacttttggaaggaaaaatcagaggattcatagagattataacactcaaatatttgaaataaaatactacgattgttgcaatatttttcggtcctgattttattttctcgacgcaaatttattgtctacaaattctggcacgacATGCGAGTTTCTCAATCATTTAAACACCATACTTCAAGCCTCGTCTTTGATAAGTTGATATATTAAAAAGTCTTGAAGTAGGGGCATTTGTAAGCATTTAAATTTTATCGAATCTAAATcgataaaataatttggactatattttaaattcaagatatattggtccaaataaatattatgggctaatataattggattaatccaatatatatggattaaacaaataagtcttaatctattgggctagcccatttagttGGGCTAAAgtaatgagcccacttcatttagcccaagatgtcatcttcctagaggcccattttggtgccacgtgtcaaatgacgtggcacgcTAAGTCAAACGAAAGAGCCAATGGGATCGTGCCATGTGTCAAAGTGACAAAGCATGCCAGGCcaaattaaaaggccaatgaaaccgCGCCACGTGtgtaagtgacatgttctggccaatcaaatgtggccttgtcacacttcaatttgattggtcggaaagagattgttcttatcataacacttccctcccacaactataaataggggttttCATAACCCAGAAAAGACACCAAAAGTTATAACAAGAACCAAGAGAGAGCTCatggatcaaacgccgcaaattctctacaagtttcaagcttcaagcaatcaagttcaagttcaagaaatcaaattcaagctcaagaacgaagaacaattcaagtgttcaagatcaagaacgaagtcaaaccaaatacaaggcgttcaagatcaaggctacttgttCGTGATACAATTTGTGGCAATAATCAAAGTATTCATGATGGAtaaatcaaattcaaattcaagacCAAGCTCAGCGGCCCTTGACTTTATactagaaaagtagaatcagaggaatcatagagattgtaacactcaaatattcgaaataaaatactacaattgttgcaatatttttcggtcttgattttattttcttgacacaatttattgtctacaataggtatataacagtcattcactataaaaaataaaaaatatcgaAACAAACGAGGTTATTATAGAGGGTTGACTGTATAATGAAATCACATAAATCATTTCATGTCCTATAAATAAATGACTTGAATGTCTATAAATcacatagaattttatttatggtgaatgtctatatttagagagattctaggatttattacttggtggctaagtcactctctccctataaatagaggattctattccattgtaatttatcccaaaaattcaataagaattcccTCTTCCTCTTTTTGTGCAATATTGTTCttgttcttttattgttttattacacgttatcagcacgagactttACCGTCTCAAGAAGCTATTTGAGAAGATTAAGGTATaaattttctcctctttttaattatgactgacattatgaaaagaaagttcgttgcccttgaaatttcgggcaagaactatatgacattGGTGTTGGATGCTAAAATTcatttagatgcaatgggtcttagagacgccattaaagacaaaactaaagcatccacccaagactgtgctaaggccttgattttcttgcgccatcaccttaatgaagggttgaaaatagaatatctcaTAGTCAAAGATCCACTTGTTTTGTGGAATGGCTTAAAGGAAAGATACGACAACTTAAAAttggtcactcttccacaagcacaatatgattgggctcatctgAGGTTCCAAAACTTTATgtctgtttctgaatataattctgcgatgttcagaattacttctaaattgaaactctgtggagatactatcactgactatgatatgcttgaaaaaacgtttacaacgtttcatgcctccaatatggtcCTACAACAGCAGTACAGAGAGAAATATTTCAAGAAGTACTCTGAATTGATTTCCCTTCTCCTTGTGGCTGAACGAAACAACGATTTACTCATGAGAAATCACGAAAATCGGCCCACTGGGTCTATACCATTGCCTGAAGTGGATGAGGTGTATTCCCATTATGCTAAACGTGGAAAAAGCCGTGACTCAAttcgtggtcgtggtcgtggccGTAGACAAGGAAGAAATTTTCCTGGTGTTAATCACCCCCTAAAGAAAAATAATCACCAAAAGTGGAAAGGGAAAGATGAGAAGCCAAAGGCAAATGATTCAGAAACCGAATGTTATCGTTGCGGTGGAAAAGGGCATTGGGCAAATATTTGTCGTGTATCAAGACATTTGGTTGAGTTTTATCAAGCATCTCTAAAGAATAAAAGCCCTGAAGCTAATCTTGTCTATGACAATGAATTTGACATCACTCACTTGGATGTGACAAACTTCTTTGAgcaccctgatggaaaaatagACCACTTGATCGGTGATGGATCCGTGGTTAAAGATAATTGAGtagtttgatttttatttttgtctattcaTAGTAGCTAGTGAATAAACATCATATAATTATAGTTCTTTACATGAGTGACAGTCATTAATATCCAttagtattatttattttatgaaaTAGTGTTCAGTCTGCTTAGTTTTCAAGGATTAATATATCCACTATCATACTAAAAGGACTGCCTTCCCTTAGATTATCAATTACATTGCCGTGATGCTTTTTGAacatgttattttattttaaatgcaTAAAATATATTATAATGAATGTATAATTTACATTCTTTGATTTGTATACTAGTATTAATTTAACAAGTGGTAATTAGTTTGACGATTCTTTTGTTGTTACATACTTCTTTTACAAGGTTGACAAGCTACTGTTTTCTAGTTGGGATAGCTGGAAAAAAAAACAGATGTTTGATATtcacatttttatatttttttgcatATGATTCGTGAAATATTCAATGTCTTAGTAGTTAGTAAAAGGTGGATTAAAAAAACGGATGTTTGATATtcacatttttatattttttgcatATGATTCGTGAAATATTCAATGTCTTAGTAGTTAGTAAAAGGTGGATTAACTTTTACGAGACGAGATAAAAATTTGTGTGGACTTCAAAACAAAAGCTTTCACATTGTTTTTTCTTCCAATAGCTTTCGGTTTATAAATATTAATGTTTATtcgtatatttttttttgtatgtcAAACAATGGAAAACAAATATGGATATCTCACAAAAtaaacttggatcaaagttcaattgtaaaaatatttgtttagttgattcatgtacgacacatacaatattcaaagagaagaaatatttctctcatttaagtatgtgtaaggcagatgttactacaatttctggtagtagtaatTTAATTGAAAGCTCTGGAAGAGCTGCTATAAATCTGCCcaagggaacaatacttattatagagaatgcaatgttctccaagtccaagaggaacttgttgagttttaaagatatccgccgaaatggatatcatattgagacaatagatgagaataatcttgaatatctcatcattaccaaAAATGTTTCTggccaaaagagggttattgagaagttcacatctttatcttgtggcatgtattggacaagaattagtacaattgaggcacattctaccgtaaaccaaaaggttactgattccaatacttttgtactttggcatgatcgattgggacatcctggatcaattatgatgagacgaattatagaaaactcaaatgggcatccattaaagaatttaaagattcttttaaataatgaattttcttgcacttcttgttatcaaaggaagttaattattagaccatcgctaacaaaggttgggattgagtcccctgagtttttggaacgtatacaaggggacatttgtggacctgttcacccacctagtggttcgtttagatattttatggtcttaatagatgcatctttaagatggtctcatgtgtgcctattgtcatctcgcaacctggtgtttgcaaaattaatggcacaaataatcaGATTACAAGCACAATTTtccgataatccaattaagtctattagacttgataatgttGTTGAGTTctcatcccaagcatttaatgattattgcttatcaattgggataaaagtagAACAGcctgtagctcatgttcacactcaaaatggccttgcaaagtctttaattaaacgtctgcaattgatagcaagaccgttactcatgaaaaggaggttgcccacttctgtttggggtcacgcCATTTTACATACAACAATGCTAGTTCGTCTCAGACCaataaattatcataaatattccctattgcaattagttttgggtcatgaacctaatatatcacatttaagaatttttggatgcgtagtatatgtgcctgtagcaccgccatatcgcaccaaaatgggCCCCCAAAGAAgattaggaatatatgttgggtttgaatcgcccTCCATTATTCGCTACCTCGAAACATTAACGGAAGATTTGTTCACTACACGATTTGCAGACTATCGATTCGATGAGACACTTTTtccaaaattagggggagaaaatggtaAAACCAAATGGGAAATTTTGTGAGAAAATCCATCattatctcatcttgatccacaTGCCTCTATTTATGAAAAAGAAGTACAAAAGATTATCAATTTACAAagaatagcaaatcaaatgccagatgcatttacggatttgaaaggataacaaaatcacatatccctgcagagaatgttccaatccgtattgatgtccctattcgacaatcttctagtgtcatagctaatgagtcaaaagcagCCCTAAAACGTGGCAGACCATTGGGTTCCAAAGATCAAAATcctagaaaagaaaaacaaatgatcaaaatgacactacgaaagaaTCTCGTGAAGAAAtccataatttaataaaatttgaGATTCATGAGGAGTTCATTGAGCCCGAGaatcaagaaaataaggaactatcaataaatccaatcgatattaAGACAAATTTGAATAGATtggatatagtggtggattatgtctttacatgtaatgttgcatctagcattatgcaagatagtaatgatcttgaacctcaatttgttggagaatgtcgacaaagacgtgattggccaaaatggaaagaagcaatccaatcagaGTTGAACTCACTGGAAAAACGTAaagtttttgggcctgtggtCCAAACACCTAATAgtgttaagcctgttggctataaatgggtctttgtacgcaagatgaatgagaaaaatgaggtacaaagatataaggcacgccttgttgcacaaggattttcacaaaggcctggtgtcgattatgaagagacatatttACCCGTTATGGATGATATAACGttccgttatctcattagttttgttgtccatgaaaagcttgacatgcatttaatggatgtagttaccgcctatggctcacttgataatgagatatacatgaaaattctcaagggatttaaaatgcctaacgCAAATAATTCATAGTCTCGGGAAATATTTttaatcaaattgcaaagatctttgtatggtctaaaacaatcaggacgaatgtggtataatcgtcttagtgagtgtttattaaaggaaggttatataaatgatgccatttgtccatgtgtttttataaagaaaacaacatcgaaatttgttgtacttgccgtatatgttgatgacataaaccttattgggACTCCTATAGAACTCtaaaaggcaattgattatttaaagaaggaattcgaaCTGAAAGATatcggaaagacaaaattatgtcttggtttGCAAATTGGACATTTGGCAAACGAAATTTTTGTAAatcaatctgcctacatagaaaaggtattgaaacggttttacatggatggagcatATCCATTAAGTACTCTGATGGTTGTTCAATCACTTGATATGAATAAGGATTTATTCCGACCTcaagaagagaatgaagagctaCTTGGTCTTGAAGTagcatatcttagtgcaattggtgcactaatgtatcttgctaacactacaagacctgacataactttttcagttaatgtcttagcaagatatagctagagacattggaatggaatcaaacacatattgcggtatctaaaagggactaccgatatgggcttattttatggcaataattgcaGTACCGATCTGGTTGGTTATGCTaatgctgggtatttatctgacccacacaagactcgatctcaaacaggttatgtgtttacctgtggaggcactgccatatcttggcgatcgactaagcaatcaattgtggctacttcttctaatcatactgagataattgctattcatgaagcaagtcgagagtttgtatggttgaggtctataaatgtggtttgaaatgtgacaaactacccacgattttgtatgaagacaatgcatcatgcatagctcaattgaagggaggatttataaaaggagataggacaaagcacatttcacaaagttatttttcacacatgaaCTTCATAAggatggtgatatcaatgtgcaacaaattcgttcaagtgataatatggctgatttgttcacaaatctctaccgacgtcaaccttcaagaagctagtgtacAAGATCGGGATGCGAAaactcaaggatgtgaattgatgctctcatcagggggagttaatgtgtgttgtactcttttttccttacaagattttgtcccactgaattttccttgcaaggtttttaacgaggcaaccaaaaggcgtattattaaacatgtgtactctttttccttttctattttttttttacattgggttttattttagttaaggttttaatgaggcacattaacTGTCGAATAGACATTCAGGGGGAGttttataaatagaattttatttatggtgaatatctatatttagagagattctagggtttattatttggtggttaagtcactctctccctataaatagaaaaTTATATTCTATTGTAATTTATCccaaaaattcaataagaattccaTCTTCCTCTTTCTCTGTAATATTATTCTTgtttttttattgttttattacACGAATCCTTTATTTCAAAACATGAGCAACTATCAATTATTTCAGTAGACACAAATCAATTCTTTTTCAAAATCGTATCCAGATATACTCATATGTTCCAACaaataaatcaaaacaaaaaagTAACCAAAAATAGAACTGTTTGTACAACTCAATCGCCACATTATTTTAAAACGACAAAGATACTTGCATCATGCACGTTGAGCCGTGAGCTTTCTAGGAAGCTGCAATAAGAATATATAAATTTATTGCTACTATTCTCTACCAATATAATGAGATAATACTAGTATTTTTCACACTTAATCAAAAATTACAGATTCGAaccataaaaaaaataattatagtaATAGAAAATGATTTATTCGAAGTGGATTTTTTAATATTCGATATAAATTCAAATTAATTAAATTCCAAAGTAAGTACATACcatgaaaaaaaaagatattaTTCTTCCACCTGTCACTCACACTCTGATAACACCTCTTTAGCCACTCTGTATGTATCTTTTGCTCGCGGCCAAGAGATATGGTGTAGTGGATGAAACTGCTGTTCCCTTAACCAGAGATCTCAAGTTTAAGTCGTGGGTATGGAAAAATGCTTGATAGAGAGTGTTTCCCCCGAAAGAGACTCTACGCAgcgcgaatccggatatagtcgaGCTTCAATGCGGGTACCGGACAACAGAAGTAAAACCAACCAAAAAAAATATCTATCTTTTCCCCTCTCTCTATATATCCCATGCACTAATCCCTCATTGTTGCCTTCTTATtccttcattttcttttaaatttcaCTAATTACCATAGCTGGCTCCCTATTTTCGACCACAATTCCACCTCAATCAATTGCTCTTAAGcccttaaaaaaaaaaatccccctttttcaacaatttggcGTCAAAAACCCTAATTGCATGAAATACACAAATTTGCCAAATACCCTTTTCTGATTTTGTAATTGAGCATGAAGGTGTTTAATTGAAGGTTAGATTTTGTGAGAATCTTCTTAATTCCTCCACAAAGATTGTTCCTTTGACCGTTAAATTTAAGACCCACTTTCCCAATTTATAATTGAACTGAAACGCATGAATTGAAACTCAATTTGGGAGTTCTGTAGTT
Coding sequences:
- the LOC138873460 gene encoding uncharacterized protein, giving the protein MTDIMKRKFVALEISGKNYMTLVLDAKIHLDAMGLRDAIKDKTKASTQDCAKALIFLRHHLNEGLKIEYLIVKDPLVLWNGLKERYDNLKLVTLPQAQYDWAHLRFQNFMSVSEYNSAMFRITSKLKLCGDTITDYDMLEKTFTTFHASNMVLQQQYREKYFKKYSELISLLLVAERNNDLLMRNHENRPTGSIPLPEVDEVYSHYAKRGKSRDSIRGRGRGRRQGRNFPGVNHPLKKNNHQKWKGKDEKPKANDSETECYRCGGKGHWANICRVSRHLVEFYQASLKNKSPEANLVYDNEFDITHLDVTNFFEHPDGKIDHLIGDGSVVKDN